From one Flavobacteriales bacterium genomic stretch:
- a CDS encoding rhodanese-like domain-containing protein — protein sequence MRPITLITSLAVAILTACGQSTGPASLAPDAFEKAITAKAQLIDVRTPGEFSAGHLPDARNLDWTSGQLEASMGQLDKNAPVLVYCAVGGRSAAAREAMVKAGFLDVRDLAGGIQAWNANGKPIVR from the coding sequence ATGAGACCTATCACACTCATCACCTCGCTCGCCGTTGCCATCCTCACCGCATGCGGGCAATCCACCGGTCCCGCATCGCTCGCTCCGGATGCATTCGAGAAAGCGATCACAGCCAAGGCCCAGCTGATCGATGTGCGCACGCCCGGGGAGTTCTCGGCCGGTCACCTGCCGGACGCACGCAACCTGGACTGGACCAGCGGCCAACTGGAAGCCAGCATGGGCCAGCTCGACAAGAATGCCCCGGTGCTGGTGTACTGCGCGGTTGGCGGCCGCAGCGCTGCTGCGCGTGAAGCCATGGTCAAGGCCGGCTTCTTGGATGTGCGCGACCTGGCTGGCGGCATTCAAGCGTGGAACGCCAATGGCAAGCCCATCGTGAGGTAG